gggcgaACTGGGCGGTGGCGTTTTGGGGGTCCCGAGCCGTGGGCCGGCTGCtgtgggggggtttggggtgaggggggacatccccccggctgtccccagctgtcccctctcGTGTCCCCCCCCAGGACTGCCACTGGGCCTCTGCCGTGAGCGTCCCCCgggtctggggggtcccggCGGGACTCCTGGGGTCTGCGGGGCAGGACCTCCCTCCCGGCGCCGAGCGGGAGCTGGAGCTGCGCTGCTCCCGCCCCCGCTGCCTGTGGCTGCCGGGGGGCGCCCCCTGAGCCGCCCTCCAGACCTGCGGAGAGTTCGGACCTCGcgctgtgcccccagccccgcgaCCCCCGCCCCAATAAAACGCTCCGAGCCGCAGCCGCTGTCCTGTCTGTGTTTGGGGGGACCGGGGGGGTCTCGGGCTGCTATGggggggacattttgggggcgCCCCGCCCCCGCACGGGTGCGGACGCCCCGGCCCCCCTCCCTCGCTCGGGGCAGCCGCACCCAAAGCTCTGCGGGCCGGGGGGGTCCCGAGCGCCGGAGCCCCCGTGGGGTTCGGGAGGGGGTCCCCGGGGTTCGGAGGGGGCGGTCGGGGCTCCGCGGGGTGGGAGGGGGCGGCTCGGCGCGTCCCGCTGCCCTCCCGGGCTTCCTGGGCCccctcccggcccggctcccACTTTCGCTTtcggcggcggctccgccgcGGCCCGAGGGGTCCCGAGGGGGTTccgcgggggtcccgggggggctCCGGGAGCGCTCGCGGGTCCCCGTGCGCCATCCCCAGCTCGGCACCGCCATGGACGTGTCCCcgccttgctctgctctggtaaGTGGGGAACCCCCGCACCCCCCGCAACGTGACCCTGCGGGAGCCCCGCGGGAGCCCCTCGGGACCCCCGTGAGAgcccccccggtgcccccccaggtgccgccgctcctgctgctcctggccctgcccaccctcggcagctgctgctccttcgGCTTTAACCCCATCAGCAGCACCTTCAGCGCCCACCTGAACAACCTGGTGAGACCCCCGCCCTCAGGACCCCCTCCCCGCACCCCAGTaggcccccccccccccgaccTCCGGGATCCCCACGGGACCCCTCGGATGCCCCCGAGACCCAAAAGattcccctgtgccccccccaaACTCCTTCATTGCCCAGGGAAGGGTCCTGAAAACCCCCTGACTGCGCCCCTTCACCCCCAAAGGGTCCCTGGGAGCCCCCTGAGCGCCCCCCTCAGCCCTCCGGGCTGGTTTTGAGgaccccctgacccctcccacagatcccctggctgctcctcgaCTACCCCGTGGTGATGCCCAGCAACCTGGAGCCGGTGAGTGAGACGTgtgcccccccaaatccctctctgTTCCTGCCCCCCCGAgacccctgaccccccaaatcccgacCTGCCCTGGCCCCCTCAGGACAGCGCCTGCTCTGATCTCTGGGGGCTTCACTTTGGGGCGCTGGCTCTGCAGCGGatgctgggggtggcagggaagGATTTGGCCCCCCTGCTCAGGACCCTCCTTGCCCAGCTCCACTTCGTGGCCGAGTGTCACATCCAGGTGggtgggggtccccgggggcactccgagggggctgggggtcctgcAAAGGGGGGAAGTTGGGGGACTCTGGGTGGTCCTGGGGAGGCCAAGGTGAGGTGGGGGGTGTGAGAGGCTCTGGGGACCCCACAGGGGTCTGGAGGCTCCCTGAGGTAACtctgggggtcttggggggctctggggttcCCACAGGGGTCCCAGAGGGTCCCTGAGGTGTCCAGGGTTACtctgggggtcttggggggctctggggtccccatAGGGGTCTGGGGGTTCCCTGAGGTGTCCAGGGTTACtctgggggtcttgggggggtgCAGTAGCTCTGGGGCATTTCTGGGATTTCCCAGGGTGGTTCAGAAGGGGTCTGGGGTCCCCTGGGGGGGCTCCTGTGACatctccccaggacccccagggctgtgtccgCTTGGAGAGGGTGAATGTGTCACAGCTACTGGAGACCCTGGCGCAgcacctgggggggctgcaaGGGAGACCCCCCCACTTCCCCGGCTGTGCCCGCTTGCGCTGCCACCCAGGtacccccccgggacccccgggagaCCCCCATAAcccacccagggcagctgctgacCCCCGTCTCCCCCCAGGCCCGGCGctgagcagcccagctgtgcgGCATGAGGGGACCTTGGGGGCCAGGCagggcccccccagccccactggacacgggctggtgctgctggggggagTTGGGGGGGCCCTGGGCCTGGTGGCGGCGGTCTGGGCACTGTGGAGGAgaccctgtgcccaggtggggacactgggggccttggagggcactggggacactggagagGGTGGCGAGGGCATGgggggcactgggtgggctgtgtgtgttggggacactggggacacggtgggtgctggctgtcctggggacgctgggagcactggtggctgtcttggggtcactgggagcactggggggcactgggaggtcattcccctcagccccccccagccctcacAGGGACCCCCGAGACTGGAGCAGGATGGGACCTGAGTGGCTGAGCGGAACCTGGGGACAGACACAGGTACTGGGAGGGCGCCTGCAtactgggatcactgggaatgCCCTGAGGGGCCCCTGCATCATCAGGCCCTCACCCTCTGCCCCTGTCCAGGCTGGCCTGAGCCACTGGTGAGAGACGGGgaccccccagctccctgctggaagCCGCTGGGGGCTACACGGGGGTCTCCCAGAGCCACGGAGAGACGAGGGGGCCCAGTCTGGCCCCGTGCAGTGCCCATAAAGCTGATGTTGACACCCCGGCTCTGACCCTGCTTGAGTGGGCTGGGTGGACTGGGACAAGTGCTTGGGGGAACTGGTATCGACTGGGGCGGACTCAGCGCTGCCCAAACAGCCTTTACTGGGGGTCTCACaggggcggggggctccggtggcgcagctggggctggggccacTGGCGGGGCAAGAGGtagagcagggccagcagtgccagcagcgcCAGAGCCCACGGTGACAGCGGTGTCCACGGTGACGGCGGCGCCTGGGGGCCCGCCGCCTTGGCCACCTCCTCGGCGCTCCCCACCagacctcctcctcctgcagacagCGCTGTCCCtgcgtcctcctcctcctccctgtcccccgCGCCCTGGGCAGAGCTTCGGGGTCAGGCAGTGGCTGGGGTGGCCCTGCAGGGTCCCCCTGAGCCCACTCTTACCGGGCTGGCCGTGGCCGTGGCCGGGAGGTCCAGCTGGCCGCGCGGGCACCAGGGGCGCCTGTGGGAGGTGGAGGAGGGTGAGGACGCCGAGGTGAAGGCTCCCGAGGACGTCCCCCGCCCACATGTGCCCCCCCTACATGGCCCAGGCGTCCCGCATCCGGCCCAGCTGCTGCCGCAGCCGCGTCGTCTCCAGGCGCAATTCCtgtgggggagaagggggtgcCACCCACGGTCCTTGGCTCCTACACAGACAGTGGCCGCCGTGGGGCTCTGCTGTGGCCCAggggctctgtggctgctgtctgaGGGCAGACATGCTGTACCTGCACCATCCGCTCGTACTcctccagtgctgctgtcagctCCTGGGCCCGCTGCCCTGCCTGTGGGAAAGGGTCTGGACGTGAGGGGCCGTGGGACAGGGCGGGGGGTGGCCCTGGTGACGGCTGAGGTGGTGGCAGTGTCACTGGGCAGCGCTCACCTGGGCAAGGGCCGCATCCCgggcagagagcagggcagtgccacggcagagctgggcctgggCAGAGGGACGAGAACAGGGACTGGTGTCACTGTCCaacacagcccccagcaccacGGCCACCGTGCCATCGCTCACCTCCAGGCTGGCCATCCGAGCTGCCTGCGCCTGGATCTGTTCCCGCAGTCCCTGGCCCTCGGCGAGGAGCCGCTGGTTCTGCCAGGGGTGAAACAGGGCTGGGAttccctgtggcactgccctgctggggcagcccccAGTGTCAGGCTGACCTCCTCCTGTAGGCCCTCGGCCCGcgagcacaggctgtgctgctccttctcctggggagggagggcatggctgtgaggggacactgtgtgacagtgtgacaccACGAGGCACCTCAGCTCAGCCTCTCACCGTGTGCCGTGCCTGCCGCCGGAGCTCGgtgttctcctcctccagccgcTTCACCACGGCCTTCATGTCGTCCAGCTCCTCCACGGCCACCCTGGCCTGCTCCAGCGCCTGCCGGCTGCTGC
This is a stretch of genomic DNA from Haemorhous mexicanus isolate bHaeMex1 chromosome 37, bHaeMex1.pri, whole genome shotgun sequence. It encodes these proteins:
- the FLT3LG gene encoding fms-related tyrosine kinase 3 ligand — encoded protein: MGGTFWGRPAPARVRTPRPPSLARGSRTQSSAGRGGPERRSPRGVREGVPGVRRGRSGLRGVGGGGSARPAALPGFLGPLPARLPLSLSAAAPPRPEGSRGGSAGVPGGLRERSRVPVRHPQLGTAMDVSPPCSALVPPLLLLLALPTLGSCCSFGFNPISSTFSAHLNNLIPWLLLDYPVVMPSNLEPDSACSDLWGLHFGALALQRMLGVAGKDLAPLLRTLLAQLHFVAECHIQDPQGCVRLERVNVSQLLETLAQHLGGLQGRPPHFPGCARLRCHPGPALSSPAVRHEGTLGARQGPPSPTGHGLVLLGGVGGALGLVAAVWALWRRPCAQPSQGPPRLEQDGT
- the KASH5 gene encoding protein KASH5; its protein translation is MAAEVPCAPGAVITLPAPAESGCSDEFALDCTFAACDPERTGLVQPQRVVEYVAAMTGHNGHDGRLQALQRALDPTAAGTALDWSRFRSAMGAWIAACRQDGAEEQDMATGDTGAVPAEDEGHALPATAPLQGDNTDVTSPSAEAAGLRSRARQLAAQNAKLQRDAELAEELNTRLAEEIAQLQAQLRSSRQALEQARVAVEELDDMKAVVKRLEEENTELRRQARHTEKEQHSLCSRAEGLQEENQRLLAEGQGLREQIQAQAARMASLEAQLCRGTALLSARDAALAQAGQRAQELTAALEEYERMVQELRLETTRLRQQLGRMRDAWAMRPWCPRGQLDLPATATASPGAGDREEEEDAGTALSAGGGGLVGSAEEVAKAAGPQAPPSPWTPLSPWALALLALLALLYLLPRQWPQPQLRHRSPPPL